A window of Streptomyces gilvosporeus contains these coding sequences:
- a CDS encoding IS3 family transposase (programmed frameshift), whose product MPKPYPEEFRQDVVRVARNRGSGVTVEQVATDFGVHPMTLWKWMRRADIDDGTKPGVTSQESVELREARRRIKLLEQENEVLRRAAAYLSQAHLPKRIYPLVKELAGDGVPVTVTCRVLKLARQPYYRWLGKPVADAVLEEAYRANALFDAHRDDPEFGYRFLVDEARGAGAGMAERTAWRICRDNRWWSVFGKKRGRGKKAGPPVHDDLVSRNFTATGPNRLWLADITEHATGQGKLYLCAIKDVFSNRIVGYSIDARMKSRLAVAALDNAVARREHVDGCILHSDRGSQFRSRKFVRALDHHRMAGSIGRVGAAGDNAAMESFFSLLQKNVLDRRTWATREELRIAIVSWIERTYHRRRKQAALGRLTPVEFETVMTTPALQAA is encoded by the exons ACGGTGGAGCAGGTGGCCACCGACTTCGGGGTCCACCCGATGACCTTGTGGAAATGGATGCGCCGGGCGGATATCGACGACGGGACCAAGCCCGGGGTGACCAGCCAGGAGAGCGTGGAACTGCGGGAAGCACGTCGGCGGATCAAGCTGCTGGAGCAGGAGAACGAGGTCCTGCGCCGGGCCGCGGCCTATCTGTCGCAGGCGCATCTGCCG AAAAGGATCTACCCGCTCGTGAAAGAGCTGGCCGGGGACGGGGTGCCCGTCACGGTGACGTGCCGGGTGCTCAAGCTCGCCAGACAGCCCTACTACCGCTGGCTGGGCAAGCCGGTTGCCGACGCCGTGCTGGAGGAGGCATATCGCGCGAACGCGCTGTTCGACGCCCACCGCGACGACCCGGAGTTCGGCTACCGGTTCCTGGTCGATGAAGCGCGTGGTGCCGGGGCCGGCATGGCCGAGCGCACCGCGTGGCGGATCTGCCGGGACAACCGCTGGTGGAGTGTCTTCGGGAAGAAGCGTGGCCGGGGCAAGAAGGCCGGTCCGCCGGTGCACGACGATCTCGTGAGCCGCAACTTCACCGCGACCGGCCCGAACCGGCTGTGGCTCGCCGACATCACCGAACACGCCACCGGCCAGGGCAAGCTGTACCTCTGCGCGATCAAGGATGTCTTCAGCAACAGGATCGTGGGCTACTCCATCGATGCGCGGATGAAGTCCCGCCTCGCCGTAGCCGCCCTGGACAACGCCGTGGCCCGGCGTGAACATGTCGACGGGTGCATCCTGCACAGCGATCGCGGATCACAGTTCCGGTCCCGGAAGTTCGTCCGAGCCCTCGACCACCACCGGATGGCCGGATCGATAGGGAGAGTCGGGGCGGCTGGCGACAACGCGGCCATGGAGTCCTTCTTCAGCCTGCTGCAGAAGAACGTCCTCGACCGCCGGACCTGGGCCACCCGTGAAGAACTGCGGATCGCAATCGTGTCCTGGATCGAGAGGACCTACCACCGGCGCCGCAAGCAAGCCGCACTCGGCCGGCTGACACCCGTCGAATTCGAGACCGTCATGACCACACCGGCCCTCCAGGCCGCGTGA
- a CDS encoding IS5 family transposase (programmed frameshift) — MVERLVPDELWELFQRVVPEAPSRPQGGGRRRHGDREVLAAIVFVATSGCTWQQLPSASFGPSGATAHRRFAEWSKARVWAKLHRLVLDELGSRGELDWSRCAIDSVNMRALKKGDLTGPNPVDRGKYGSKIHLITERTGLPLSVGISGANLHDSQALIPLVKGIPPIRSRRGRRRRRPGKLHADKGYDYDHLRRWLRGRGIRHRIARKGIESSTRLGRHRWTIERTMSWLAGCRRLHRRYERKAEHFLAFTSIACTLICYRRLAK, encoded by the exons ATTGTTGAGCGGCTCGTGCCGGATGAGTTGTGGGAACTGTTCCAGCGGGTGGTCCCGGAGGCTCCGTCGCGGCCTCAGGGAGGCGGCCGGCGTCGGCACGGAGACCGGGAGGTGCTGGCTGCGATCGTGTTCGTAGCCACGTCGGGCTGCACGTGGCAGCAGCTGCCGTCGGCGTCGTTCGGACCCTCGGGAGCGACGGCTCACCGGCGCTTTGCCGAGTGGTCGAAGGCCCGGGTGTGGGCCAAGCTCCACCGCCTGGTCCTCGACGAGCTCGGCTCCCGCGGCGAGCTGGACTGGTCCCGATGCGCGATCGACTCGGTGAACATGAGGGCCCTGAAAA AGGGGGACCTGACAGGCCCGAATCCTGTAGACCGGGGCAAGTACGGGTCGAAGATCCATCTGATCACGGAGCGGACCGGTCTGCCCCTGTCCGTGGGGATCTCGGGGGCGAACCTGCACGACAGCCAGGCGCTGATCCCGCTGGTGAAGGGTATACCGCCGATCCGCTCGCGGCGCGGGCGCCGACGGCGCAGACCGGGAAAGCTCCACGCCGACAAGGGATACGACTACGACCATCTGCGGCGATGGTTACGCGGGCGCGGCATCAGGCACCGCATCGCCCGCAAGGGCATCGAGTCCTCGACCCGCCTGGGCCGCCACCGCTGGACCATAGAACGCACGATGTCCTGGCTCGCCGGATGCCGCAGACTGCACCGCCGCTACGAGCGCAAGGCCGAGCACTTCTTGGCCTTCACCAGCATCGCCTGCACCCTCATCTGCTACCGCAGACTCGCCAAATGA
- the eno gene encoding phosphopyruvate hydratase encodes MPAHTVESTTVRGVTARAALDSRGNPTVEVDVVLADGSLGRAAVPSGASTGAREAVELRDGDPRRWHGKGVDRAVAHVHGEIADAVAGRDADDQAGLDAALVALDGTPTKARLGANALLGVSLATAKAAAVSHRQPLYRYLGGADARVLPVPMMNIVNGGAHADNPLDFQEFMIAPVGAGSFAEAVRMGSEVFHTLRRDLLTAGHSTGVGDEGGFAPALRTAEEALDFVMAAIERAGYRPGADIGLVMDPASSEFYQGGVYAYTGEGVRRTPAEQVDYLAKLIDAYPIVSVEDPMAEDDLDGWRELTARVGSRCQLTGDDVFCTNEALVQEGIRTGVGNAVLIKVNQIGTLTEALGTVGAARRAGWAAVMSHRSGETEDTTIADLAVATGCGQIKTGSLSRSDRTAKYNQLIRIEEQLGESAVYGYAAAPTA; translated from the coding sequence ATGCCCGCACACACAGTTGAGTCGACCACCGTCCGCGGCGTCACCGCCCGCGCCGCCCTCGACAGTCGCGGCAACCCCACCGTCGAGGTCGACGTCGTCCTCGCCGACGGATCCCTGGGCCGCGCCGCCGTCCCCTCCGGCGCCTCCACCGGCGCCCGCGAAGCGGTAGAGCTGCGCGACGGCGACCCTCGGCGTTGGCACGGCAAGGGTGTCGACCGGGCCGTGGCCCACGTCCACGGCGAGATCGCGGATGCCGTCGCCGGGCGCGACGCCGACGACCAGGCCGGCCTCGACGCCGCGCTCGTCGCGCTCGACGGCACGCCCACCAAGGCGCGGCTCGGCGCCAACGCCCTGCTCGGGGTCTCCCTCGCCACCGCGAAGGCCGCCGCCGTCTCGCACCGACAGCCGCTCTACCGCTACCTCGGCGGGGCCGACGCCCGCGTGCTTCCGGTGCCGATGATGAACATCGTCAACGGCGGCGCCCACGCCGACAATCCGCTGGACTTCCAGGAGTTCATGATCGCGCCGGTGGGCGCGGGATCCTTCGCGGAAGCCGTCCGGATGGGCTCCGAGGTCTTCCACACGCTCCGCCGCGACCTGCTGACCGCGGGCCACTCCACGGGCGTCGGCGACGAGGGCGGCTTCGCGCCCGCACTGCGTACGGCCGAGGAGGCACTCGACTTCGTCATGGCCGCGATCGAGCGAGCCGGGTATCGACCCGGCGCGGACATCGGCCTCGTCATGGACCCGGCATCGTCGGAGTTCTACCAGGGCGGTGTGTACGCGTACACAGGGGAGGGCGTCCGACGTACCCCCGCCGAACAGGTCGACTACCTCGCCAAGCTGATCGACGCGTACCCGATCGTCTCGGTGGAGGACCCGATGGCCGAGGACGACCTCGACGGATGGCGCGAGCTGACGGCACGGGTCGGGAGCAGGTGCCAGCTGACCGGGGACGACGTGTTCTGCACCAACGAGGCACTGGTACAAGAAGGCATTCGTACGGGGGTGGGGAACGCGGTCCTGATCAAGGTCAACCAGATCGGGACGCTGACCGAGGCGCTCGGAACGGTGGGCGCTGCGCGGCGGGCCGGATGGGCGGCGGTCATGTCTCACCGATCCGGTGAGACGGAGGACACGACCATTGCGGATCTGGCCGTCGCCACGGGGTGCGGGCAGATCAAAACCGGATCCTTGTCCCGGTCGGACCGCACGGCCAAGTACAACCAACTCATCCGGATCGAGGAGCAGTTGGGGGAGTCCGCGGTGTATGGATACGCCGCCGCGCCCACCGCGTGA
- a CDS encoding MarR family winged helix-turn-helix transcriptional regulator, whose amino-acid sequence MPTPEAATVAAELRTAMGKLTRRVKQEDRIPHGQVAVLGVLDRDGAMTTSDLATDQRVRPQSMARAVGLLLEQGLVTRRAHPTDGRKSLLELSDAGRDALEAERGRRAGWLALAIEAELTEDERELLARSAALMERLAACQGLPGRS is encoded by the coding sequence ATGCCCACCCCGGAAGCCGCCACCGTCGCCGCCGAACTGCGTACCGCGATGGGAAAGCTCACTCGGCGCGTGAAGCAGGAGGACCGGATCCCGCACGGGCAGGTCGCCGTGCTCGGCGTTCTGGACCGCGACGGAGCCATGACCACCAGCGATCTCGCAACCGATCAGCGCGTACGCCCGCAGTCGATGGCCCGCGCGGTCGGCCTCCTCCTCGAACAGGGCCTGGTCACCCGCAGGGCCCACCCCACGGACGGCCGCAAATCTCTGCTCGAGCTGTCGGACGCCGGCCGGGATGCGCTGGAAGCGGAGCGCGGCCGCAGGGCCGGATGGCTGGCCCTGGCCATCGAGGCCGAACTCACGGAGGACGAGCGGGAGCTGCTCGCGCGCAGCGCGGCCCTGATGGAGCGGCTGGCCGCGTGCCAGGGCCTGCCTGGGCGATCATGA
- a CDS encoding GyrI-like domain-containing protein, translated as MTTKYDVKRRLKQCYSPKNTEWELVDIPELRFLAVDGHGDPNTSDAYRHAVEALYAVAYTTKFASKGDLGKDFVVGPLEGLWWADDMDDFLARRKDNWRWKMLITVPDWITGGMIEDARDTALAKKNLPAIADVRSETLHEGTSAQVLHIGSYDDETPILTRLHHDYLPAHNLREAGMHHEIYLSDPRRTDPAKLRTILRQPVEAQSG; from the coding sequence ATGACTACCAAGTACGACGTCAAGCGCCGGCTCAAGCAGTGCTACTCGCCCAAGAACACCGAGTGGGAACTCGTCGACATCCCCGAACTCCGTTTCCTCGCCGTCGACGGGCACGGCGATCCGAACACCAGCGACGCATACCGCCATGCGGTCGAGGCGCTCTACGCGGTCGCCTATACCACCAAGTTCGCGAGCAAGGGCGACCTTGGCAAGGACTTCGTCGTGGGACCGCTTGAGGGGCTGTGGTGGGCGGATGACATGGATGACTTCCTGGCCCGGCGCAAGGACAACTGGCGGTGGAAAATGCTGATCACCGTGCCCGACTGGATCACTGGCGGCATGATCGAAGACGCCAGGGACACCGCCCTGGCCAAGAAGAACCTTCCGGCCATTGCGGATGTTCGGTCAGAGACACTGCACGAGGGCACCAGCGCCCAGGTCCTCCACATCGGCTCTTACGACGACGAGACACCGATCCTGACCAGGCTGCACCACGATTACCTCCCCGCCCACAACTTGCGGGAGGCGGGGATGCACCACGAGATCTACCTCAGCGACCCGCGCAGGACCGACCCCGCCAAGCTCAGGACGATTCTGCGGCAACCAGTAGAAGCGCAGTCCGGTTGA
- a CDS encoding polyphosphate polymerase domain-containing protein — protein sequence MTAATAVLAPAAVQAINEAAHDADPISLAEVNERSALLARFDRSYLVPAETFARVVGRLTAPQRRGRPLRALAIDGRRAFRYHSVYYDTPGLRSFHDHRQGRRLRFKIRERVYEDTGERQYEIKLKGGRGDTVKHRRPLTGADTPLDPTHQAFLAATLDRAYAIAAPATLRPSLSTDYLRATFVGDGERITCDAGLVCIDLRTQQAVHCDTDLVLVETKSTGHLTDADRVLHAHGVQPAVFTKYCGAFAALRPSLPANRWRRAARRAFGTGAG from the coding sequence GTGACGGCCGCTACGGCGGTGCTCGCCCCGGCGGCCGTACAGGCCATCAACGAGGCGGCCCACGACGCCGACCCCATTTCCCTCGCCGAGGTCAACGAGCGGTCCGCCCTGCTCGCACGCTTCGACCGGAGCTATCTGGTACCGGCAGAAACGTTTGCGCGCGTGGTCGGCCGGCTTACCGCACCACAGCGCCGCGGTCGGCCGCTGCGCGCTCTGGCCATCGACGGCCGTCGCGCCTTCCGTTACCACTCGGTCTACTACGACACCCCCGGCCTCCGGTCCTTCCACGACCACCGCCAGGGCCGTCGCCTCCGCTTCAAGATCCGCGAACGCGTCTACGAGGACACCGGCGAGCGGCAGTACGAGATCAAGCTCAAGGGCGGCCGCGGCGACACCGTCAAGCACCGCCGGCCCCTCACCGGAGCGGACACCCCGCTCGACCCCACCCACCAGGCATTCCTCGCAGCAACCCTGGACCGGGCCTATGCGATCGCCGCGCCCGCCACCCTGCGTCCCTCCCTCAGCACGGACTACCTCCGTGCGACCTTCGTGGGCGACGGCGAGCGCATCACCTGCGACGCCGGATTGGTCTGCATCGACCTGAGGACACAACAGGCCGTGCACTGCGACACCGACCTGGTGCTGGTCGAGACGAAATCGACCGGGCACTTGACCGACGCGGACCGGGTCCTGCACGCCCACGGTGTGCAGCCCGCCGTCTTCACCAAGTACTGCGGCGCATTCGCCGCCCTGCGTCCGTCGCTCCCCGCCAACCGCTGGCGCCGCGCGGCGCGCCGGGCCTTCGGGACCGGAGCAGGGTGA
- a CDS encoding DUF4956 domain-containing protein, translated as MNSLRHIVAHLGLDLAAICLLTFAIYYPRHRRRDLVPAYLALNVALFTVVVALAAVGGSGGMAVGFGLFGVLSIIRLRSDSVQHEEVAYYFTTLVLGLICGLPHLAFGLAAALSAVLLLVVYSADHPRLFAQARRTVVTLDTVHSDPTPLRADLARRLGEPLQWTVMEVDFVRDLMVVDVRYREAAPRSVGHKMAGAELVGPTAPVLDAA; from the coding sequence GTGAATTCGTTACGTCACATCGTCGCCCACCTGGGCCTCGACCTCGCCGCCATCTGTCTGCTGACGTTCGCGATCTACTACCCGAGGCACCGGCGCCGCGACCTCGTGCCGGCGTATCTGGCCCTGAACGTCGCCCTGTTCACCGTCGTCGTGGCCCTCGCCGCAGTGGGCGGCAGCGGAGGCATGGCCGTCGGCTTCGGCCTCTTCGGAGTCCTGTCGATCATCAGGCTCCGCTCCGACTCCGTTCAACATGAGGAAGTCGCCTACTACTTCACCACGCTCGTCCTCGGACTCATCTGCGGCCTGCCGCACCTCGCGTTCGGCCTCGCCGCCGCGTTGAGCGCCGTGCTCCTGCTGGTCGTCTACTCGGCCGATCACCCGCGGCTGTTCGCCCAAGCCCGTCGGACAGTCGTCACCCTCGACACCGTCCACAGCGACCCCACCCCGCTCCGGGCCGACCTCGCGCGGCGCCTGGGCGAGCCCTTGCAGTGGACGGTCATGGAGGTGGACTTCGTTCGCGATCTGATGGTCGTCGACGTGCGTTACCGCGAGGCCGCGCCGAGAAGCGTCGGCCACAAGATGGCCGGGGCCGAACTCGTAGGTCCGACCGCGCCGGTTCTGGACGCGGCGTGA
- a CDS encoding chemotaxis protein, translating into MHPALSPTVLTELRRPRSYPAVSIVMSTHRRKPGNAQDPVRLRKLLAEAKERVQADPEASRADRIDVLEQLDRAHSEVDLVHAEDGLAILVAPGEHQVWSFGRAAPARVVLSDTFLTRNLVAAQAAERPFWVLAIAADRVVLWGGNQERVAEETRHGFPLVRTPDAPDPQRKERIGDTPSTFRDEETKAFLRQADIETGKVLAADRRPLYVVGDAAALALLDAVGSIAKEATEQIPHGGLAQADAETVRRAVEPAVRAHAQREISDALAELDTARGRQAFAAGLDEVWRAAGEGRIARLVVEENFRTTVRDDGEHLVPAEAGEREAREDIVDEVIERSLDTGAKVTFVPDGALSDSGQIAAALRY; encoded by the coding sequence ATGCACCCCGCCCTCAGCCCCACCGTCCTCACCGAGCTGCGCCGACCTCGTTCCTATCCGGCGGTATCCATCGTGATGTCCACGCACCGCCGGAAGCCGGGCAACGCGCAGGACCCGGTCCGACTGCGCAAACTGTTGGCCGAGGCGAAGGAAAGGGTCCAGGCCGATCCCGAGGCCTCCCGCGCCGACCGGATCGACGTGCTGGAGCAGCTCGACCGGGCTCACTCCGAGGTCGACCTGGTGCACGCCGAAGACGGCCTGGCGATCCTCGTCGCACCCGGCGAGCACCAGGTCTGGTCCTTCGGGCGTGCCGCCCCCGCACGCGTGGTCCTGTCCGACACCTTCCTCACACGCAACCTGGTCGCCGCTCAGGCCGCCGAACGCCCCTTCTGGGTGCTCGCGATCGCCGCGGACCGGGTGGTGCTGTGGGGCGGCAACCAGGAGCGAGTCGCCGAGGAGACCCGTCACGGCTTCCCGCTGGTGCGCACCCCCGACGCGCCGGACCCCCAACGCAAGGAGCGCATCGGGGACACGCCCAGTACCTTTCGCGACGAGGAGACCAAGGCCTTCCTGCGGCAGGCCGACATCGAGACCGGCAAGGTGCTCGCCGCCGACCGCCGCCCGCTGTACGTGGTGGGCGACGCCGCCGCTCTCGCCCTCCTGGACGCCGTCGGCTCCATCGCCAAGGAGGCGACCGAGCAGATCCCGCACGGCGGCCTCGCCCAGGCCGATGCCGAAACCGTCCGCCGGGCGGTCGAGCCCGCGGTGCGCGCACATGCCCAGCGCGAGATCAGTGACGCCCTCGCCGAGCTCGACACGGCCCGCGGTCGCCAGGCGTTCGCCGCCGGCCTGGACGAGGTCTGGCGGGCCGCAGGCGAGGGCCGGATCGCTCGTCTGGTGGTCGAGGAGAACTTCCGCACCACCGTTCGCGACGACGGCGAGCACCTCGTCCCTGCCGAGGCGGGGGAGCGCGAGGCCCGCGAGGACATCGTCGACGAGGTGATCGAACGCAGCCTCGACACCGGCGCCAAGGTCACCTTCGTGCCCGACGGTGCCCTCTCCGACTCCGGCCAGATCGCCGCCGCACTGCGCTACTGA
- a CDS encoding Tn3 family transposase, with amino-acid sequence MARTPLDLDELVEHWTLLKDEQELVSGKRGATRLGFAVLLKFYTQYGRFPRNRAELPGEAVEFVARQVQVSASELESYDWTGRTVEYHRAQIRGHLGFRECSVADAEKLTAYLAEHVAHEERRPDQVRVELLARCRVESIEPPTPGRCDRIVAAALRAAEESLTSLISSRLTAESIERLVALVAAGTDQDDEPQPGGAEGGDALPVLGKIKEAPGNVSLETMLTEIDKVLAVRAIGLPPDLFIDVAPKVVAGWRARAAVESPSHLRTHPVPLRVTLLAVLLHEREREITDTLVELLISTVHRIGARAEKKVTEQLVNAFKKVSGKENILFKLAEASLGTPEGTVRQVVFPAVSGGEATLRELVHEFKTRGPVYRRTVQTTLKASYTNHYRRGLVKLLDVLEFRSSNHTHRPVIEALALVARYANAGNTTYYPLGETVPVHKAMGGDWAEVVHRTDKRGRRRVVRMVYEVVAFQALRDQLKCKEIWVVGTDKWRNPDEDLPQDFEARRAENYRELRKPLDPAVFVDELREQMTDELTLLNDKMPKLSWLDIAERKSGAIRLTPPEAQPEPCNLRRIKAEVARRWGIVPLIDMLKEAVLRTGCLDAVTSVSGGGSLTAEVLAERLLLVIYAYGTNTGIKAVASGGHGHTEDELRYVRRRYLSAEAARAIAIQIANATFAARSTELWGQGSTAVASDSTHVRAYDQNLFTEWHSRYGGRGVLIYWHVEKKSLAIHSQLINCTASEVAAMNEGAMRHGTTMDVEANYTDSHGQSEIGFGITRLLNFDLLPRIKRINKVKLYRPVAGDPDAYPQLAPALTRPIRWELIAQQYDQMIKYATAIRTRTASTEAILRRFTRNASHPTYAAMLEVGRAQKTIFVARYLRLRNLQREIEEGLNVMESSNGANSVIAYGKGGEIASNRRDEQEMFVLCLRILQSALVYVNTLMLQDILGEPEWADLLTPADRRGLTPLFWSHVRPYGEVNLDMDARLDLASAALPGPRTPLDARQPAAQIRGTPIAVTP; translated from the coding sequence GTGGCCCGTACCCCGTTAGACCTGGACGAGCTGGTCGAGCACTGGACGCTGCTGAAGGACGAGCAGGAGCTCGTGTCCGGCAAGCGCGGTGCGACGCGACTGGGCTTCGCCGTGCTGCTGAAGTTCTACACGCAGTACGGCCGGTTTCCCCGAAACCGCGCAGAGCTGCCCGGTGAGGCCGTGGAGTTCGTCGCCCGGCAGGTCCAGGTCTCCGCTTCTGAGCTGGAGTCCTACGACTGGACGGGCCGCACGGTCGAGTACCACCGCGCACAGATCCGGGGACACCTCGGCTTCCGCGAGTGCAGCGTCGCGGACGCGGAGAAGCTGACGGCATATCTGGCCGAGCACGTCGCGCACGAGGAACGCAGGCCCGACCAGGTACGAGTGGAGCTGCTGGCACGGTGCCGCGTGGAGAGCATCGAGCCGCCCACGCCGGGCCGGTGCGATCGGATCGTCGCGGCTGCCCTGCGGGCAGCCGAGGAGTCGCTGACATCCCTGATCTCCTCTCGGCTGACCGCGGAGAGCATCGAGCGGCTGGTGGCTCTGGTAGCCGCCGGCACTGACCAGGACGACGAACCTCAACCCGGCGGTGCTGAGGGTGGGGATGCCCTTCCCGTGCTGGGAAAGATCAAGGAAGCGCCGGGCAACGTGAGCCTGGAGACGATGCTCACCGAGATCGACAAGGTGTTGGCGGTACGGGCGATCGGTCTGCCGCCGGATCTGTTCATCGATGTCGCACCGAAGGTCGTGGCGGGCTGGCGAGCGCGGGCCGCGGTGGAGTCGCCTTCCCATCTGCGGACGCACCCGGTACCGCTGCGGGTGACCTTGCTGGCCGTGCTGCTGCACGAGCGGGAGCGGGAGATCACCGACACGCTGGTCGAGCTGCTGATCTCCACGGTGCACCGGATCGGGGCCCGGGCGGAGAAGAAGGTCACCGAGCAACTGGTCAACGCGTTCAAGAAGGTGTCGGGCAAGGAGAACATCCTCTTCAAGCTCGCGGAGGCGTCGCTCGGCACCCCGGAGGGGACGGTCCGCCAGGTCGTCTTCCCGGCGGTGTCCGGGGGCGAGGCGACGCTGCGGGAGCTGGTACACGAGTTCAAGACCCGGGGGCCGGTCTACCGGCGGACCGTGCAGACGACGTTGAAGGCGTCGTACACCAACCACTACCGGCGCGGGCTGGTCAAGCTGCTGGACGTGCTGGAGTTCCGCTCCTCCAACCACACGCACCGGCCCGTGATCGAGGCCCTGGCGCTCGTGGCGCGGTACGCGAACGCCGGGAACACGACGTACTACCCGCTGGGCGAGACGGTCCCGGTACACAAGGCGATGGGAGGGGACTGGGCGGAGGTCGTACACCGCACCGACAAGCGCGGCCGGCGCCGGGTGGTGCGAATGGTCTACGAGGTCGTCGCCTTCCAGGCCCTGCGCGACCAGCTCAAGTGCAAGGAGATCTGGGTGGTCGGCACCGACAAGTGGCGCAACCCGGACGAGGACCTGCCGCAGGACTTCGAGGCCCGGCGGGCTGAGAACTACCGGGAACTGCGCAAGCCGCTGGACCCGGCGGTGTTCGTGGACGAGCTGCGCGAACAGATGACGGACGAGCTCACCCTGCTGAACGACAAGATGCCCAAGCTGTCCTGGCTGGACATCGCCGAGCGCAAGTCCGGAGCAATCCGGCTCACCCCGCCCGAGGCCCAGCCCGAACCGTGCAATCTGCGCAGGATCAAGGCCGAGGTAGCGAGGCGGTGGGGCATCGTGCCCCTGATCGACATGCTGAAGGAGGCGGTGCTACGGACCGGCTGCCTGGACGCGGTCACCTCCGTCTCCGGCGGCGGCAGCCTCACCGCGGAGGTCCTGGCGGAACGCCTGCTGCTGGTCATCTATGCGTACGGCACGAACACCGGGATCAAGGCCGTGGCGTCCGGCGGCCACGGCCACACCGAGGACGAGCTCCGGTACGTACGGCGCCGATATCTGTCCGCGGAGGCGGCGCGCGCCATCGCCATCCAGATCGCGAACGCCACCTTCGCCGCCCGCAGCACGGAGTTGTGGGGCCAGGGCTCGACCGCGGTCGCCTCCGACTCCACCCATGTCCGCGCGTACGACCAGAACCTGTTCACCGAGTGGCACTCGCGCTACGGCGGCCGCGGGGTGCTCATCTACTGGCACGTGGAGAAGAAGTCCCTGGCCATCCACTCCCAGCTGATCAACTGCACCGCGTCCGAGGTCGCCGCGATGAACGAGGGCGCGATGCGGCACGGCACCACCATGGACGTCGAGGCCAACTACACAGACAGCCATGGCCAGTCGGAAATCGGGTTCGGCATCACGAGGCTGCTCAACTTCGACCTGCTGCCCCGCATCAAGCGGATCAACAAGGTCAAGCTGTACCGGCCGGTGGCCGGCGACCCGGACGCCTACCCGCAGCTGGCCCCGGCGCTGACCCGCCCGATCCGCTGGGAACTCATCGCGCAGCAGTACGACCAGATGATCAAGTACGCGACCGCGATCCGTACCCGGACCGCGTCCACCGAGGCGATCCTGCGCCGCTTCACCCGCAACGCCTCCCACCCCACCTACGCCGCGATGCTGGAGGTCGGCCGCGCGCAGAAGACCATCTTCGTGGCCCGCTACCTCCGGCTGCGGAACCTCCAGCGGGAGATCGAGGAGGGCCTGAACGTCATGGAGTCCTCCAACGGCGCGAACTCCGTGATCGCCTACGGCAAGGGAGGGGAGATCGCATCCAACCGGCGCGACGAGCAGGAGATGTTCGTCCTGTGCCTGCGCATTCTCCAGTCCGCCCTGGTCTACGTGAACACCCTGATGCTTCAGGACATCCTCGGCGAGCCGGAGTGGGCCGACCTCCTCACGCCCGCCGACCGGCGCGGGCTGACCCCGCTGTTCTGGTCCCACGTACGCCCGTACGGGGAGGTGAACCTCGACATGGACGCCCGCCTGGACCTCGCCTCGGCCGCCCTGCCGGGTCCGCGTACACCGCTGGATGCCCGTCAGCCAGCAGCCCAAATTCGAGGGACGCCGATAGCGGTTACGCCCTAA
- a CDS encoding recombinase family protein, translating into MQDLIAIVSGLRRRGVGFTSLHEALDTTTPGGRLVFHVFAALAEFIRELIVQGTNEGLDAARARGARLGRPPAMTEEQVRHARDLLARPENTVTSIAKLLGVSRNTIYNYVPELKGGRVALAEATSTPELPQPTRSED; encoded by the coding sequence ATCCAGGACCTCATCGCGATCGTGTCCGGCCTGCGCAGGCGTGGCGTCGGCTTCACCTCGCTGCACGAGGCGCTCGACACGACCACGCCCGGCGGGCGCCTGGTCTTCCACGTGTTCGCGGCCCTGGCGGAGTTCATTCGCGAACTCATCGTGCAGGGCACCAACGAGGGCCTGGACGCCGCTCGCGCCCGCGGCGCCCGACTCGGCCGCCCGCCGGCGATGACGGAGGAGCAGGTACGTCACGCCCGCGACCTGCTCGCCCGCCCAGAGAACACCGTCACCTCGATCGCGAAGCTCCTCGGCGTCTCCAGGAACACGATCTACAACTACGTGCCCGAGCTGAAGGGTGGTCGCGTCGCACTCGCTGAGGCGACGAGCACGCCGGAACTGCCCCAACCCACCAGGTCCGAGGACTGA